The Lycium barbarum isolate Lr01 chromosome 10, ASM1917538v2, whole genome shotgun sequence genome includes a region encoding these proteins:
- the LOC132616006 gene encoding GDSL esterase/lipase At1g71250-like isoform X2, with the protein MEEQELSHYLANSLFVMTVGNNDYINSYLQPSLYSTSSIYKPRDYADLLIKHYSRQILALHALGLRKFLLGGIGPLGCIPSQLGTGIAPPGKCVSVVNEIIGMFNSQLKALVDQLNKDNHDSIFVYVNTFGGLTHIFNNASAYAQQDGEF; encoded by the exons ATGGAAGAGCAAGAGTTAAGCCATTATCTTGCAAATTCGTTGTTTGTAATGACTGTTGGCAACAATGACTACATCAACAGCTATTTGCAACCTTCATTGTACTCAACGAGTTCGATTTACAAGCCTAGAGATTATGCTGATCTCCTCATAAAGCACTACTCTAGGCAAATATTG GCACTTCATGCATTAGGACTAAGGAAGTTCTTATTGGGGGGTATTGGACCACTTGGTTGTATCCCTAGCCAACTGGGAACTGGTATTGCTCCACCAGGAAAGTGTGTCTCTGTTGTGAATGAAATCATTGGGATGTTTAATTCACAACTTAAGGCTCTTGTTGATCAGCTTAACAAAGACAACCATGACTCCATCTTTGTTTACGTTAATACTTTTGGAGGACTTACCCACATATTCAACAATGCCTCTGCTTATG CTCAACAAGATGGTGAATTTTAG
- the LOC132616006 gene encoding uncharacterized protein LOC132616006 isoform X1 — protein sequence MMAAKRKISLAVPVLASIYSNLNNISRSSRLDLIKVRFPIHYIYGWIAYYFKTHFALVNGPSNPLMVAYSGEGAARYFKKKDARKRIHQGDNVAWTSTMLNNSEPYSYVDNNDAQELELNYFMSVRFGYLSLRDGNSVIIDPYSPHRFSRQFGFHQKIPGALANNYRSASLAEGLQFWRICVLSRSMSCATFPPITPNVEKLFADDYRTWWSKTHGNFLDDYFQYLVDAAGPISNALLEGTHQGCTIAAPMADDSFLPEVILTEMQRQGVSVTHKSSNRMFG from the coding sequence ATGATGGCAGCCAAACGAAAGATTAGCCTTGCAGTGCCGGTTTTAGCAAGTATTTATAGCAATCTTAATAATATTTCCCGTTCGTCGCGACTTGATCTTATCAAAGTCCGTTTTCCAATCCATTATATTTATGGTTGGATTGCTTATTATTTCAAGACTCATTTTGCGCTTGTAAATGGACCGTCTAATCCACTGATGGTGGCATATTCGGGAGAGGGTGCCGCACGGTACTTCAAAAAAAAGGATGCAAGGAAGCGTATCCATCAAGGAGATAATGTAGCTTGGACTTCAACTATGTTAAATAATTCTGAGCCTTACAGCTACGTTGATAATAATGATGCACAAGAGCTGGAGCTAAATTATTTTATGAGCGTCCGCTTTGGATATCTCTCCTTGAGGGATGGAAACTCTGTCATTATCGATCCATATAGTCCACACCGATTCAGTCGTCAATTTGGATTTCATCAAAAAATCCCAGGTGCTTTGGCCAATAATTATCGCAGTGCCTCATTAGCTGAAGGACTCCAATTTTGGCGGATTTGTGTGTTATCCAGGTCTATGTCCTGTGCGACTTTCCCTCCTATTACACCTAATGTGGAGAAACTCTTTGCCGATGATTACAGGACTTGGTGGTCGAAAACACATGGAAATTTTCTTGATGACTACTTCCAATATTTGGTGGATGCAGCTGGGCCAATCTCTAATGCGCTTTTAGAGGGTACACATCAAGGATGCACCATTGCAGCCCCAATGGCTGATGATTCTTTCCTTCCGGAGGTCATATTGACCGAAATGCAAAGGCAAGGGGTCTCAGTTACTCATAAAAGCTCCAACAGAATGTTTGGATGA